In Cydia pomonella isolate Wapato2018A chromosome 1, ilCydPomo1, whole genome shotgun sequence, one genomic interval encodes:
- the LOC133518283 gene encoding proton-coupled amino acid transporter-like protein CG1139: MFIYEFMGGVLDAITGDDGADDDPERGYDPHKHRKIEKPTSYSETMVHMLKGSIGAGILAMPDGFRRVGLIAGVIGLILIGAFATYCIHMLIAAQYLLCKRAKKGYMSYSRSIRTAIESGPTSLRWLSKFLGKFVNAVLVVWQLGLCCVYSVFVAENVKQVCDYYGFEYAIRLHILMGFVPLLLLNMVKSLKLLSPISFISNVITIFGLILVFYYLMEDDLEVDTEMLRPKSLIDFPVFVGITLFALEAVGVILALEYNMDEPKKFVGCFGLFNVGMAIILILYCIVGIFGYMKYGKEIEASLTLNLPRHEKKAQVAKLMLALAIGLSHPLQNFVAYVLIWNSCKKKYQGPRARLLDYSLRVLLVIIPVAMAVAVPELGPVISLVGALCLSLLAIVFPALIDLCLWYPDNYGLLKYKLIRDIVIMLLGFFGLVSGVYTSILEITH; the protein is encoded by the exons ATGTTTATTTACGAATTTATGGGTGGTGTGCTCGATGCTATTACTGGAGACGATGGTGCAGACGACG ATCCAGAGCGCGGGTATGACCCCCACAAACATCGCAAAATTGAAAAACCTACCTC ATATTCCGAAACCATGGTGCACATGTTGAAAGGCAGTATAGGTGCCGGAATCCTAGCAATGCCCGATGGCTTCAGACGCGTGGGCCTTATTGCAGGCGTCATCGGTCTAATCTTAATTGGCGCATTTGCTACATATTGCATTCATATGCTC ATCGCAGCGCAATACCTTTTATGTAAACGCGCTAAGAAAGGTTATATGTCGTATTCGCGCTCTATAAGGACCGCGATAGAGTCGGGCCCTACTTCTCTCCGATGGCTGTCCAAATTCTTGGGCAAGTTTGTTAACGCTGTCCTAGTCGTGTGGCAACTTGGACTATGTTGCGTCTACAGCGTGTTTGTAGCAGAAAACGTGAAACAG GTTTGCGACTACTATGGGTTTGAATATGCAATCCGACTGCATATATTAATGGGATTTGTTCCACTTCTTCTCCTAAACATGGTGAAGAGTCTTAAACTGCTATCGCCAATATCATTTATATCAAATGTAATAACAATTTTCGGCCTCATTCTCGTGTTCTACTACTTGATGGAGGATGACCTGGAGGTCGACACCGAAATGCTTCGACCAAAGAGTCTGATCGACTTCCCCGTTTTTGTGGGTATAACGCTGTTTGCCCTCGAAGCGGTCGGAGTG aTTTTAGCGTTGGAATATAATATGGATGAACCCAAGAAGTTTGTGGGATGTTTCGGCCTTTTTAATGTTGGCATGGCAATAATactaattttatattgtatagtcGGAATTTTTGGCTATATGAAATACGGCAAAGAGATTGAAGCCTCTCTCACACTTAACCTACCACGACATGAAAA AAAAGCACAAGTGGCCAAATTAATGTTAGCATTAGCTATAGGGCTATCACATCCGTTGCAAAACTTTGTAGCATATGTTTTGATTTGGAATTCATGTAAGAAGAAATATCAAGGCCCGAGAGCACGCCTGCTCGACTACTCCTTGCGTGTATTACTCGTCATAATACCTG TTGCAATGGCAGTAGCGGTGCCGGAGCTCGGGCCCGTCATTTCGCTGGTGGGCGCGCTGTGCCTGTCGCTGCTGGCCATCGTGTTCCCTGCCCTAATCGACCTCTGCCTCTGGTACCCAGATAATTACGGACTACTCAAATACAAGCTCATTCGTGACATTGTAATCATGTTACTCGGGTTTTTTGGCTTAGTGTCCGGAGTGTATACTAGTATATTAGAAATCACGCattaa